In one Plutella xylostella chromosome 20, ilPluXylo3.1, whole genome shotgun sequence genomic region, the following are encoded:
- the LOC105390867 gene encoding zinc finger protein 709: protein MSDLKICRICLRTEAKVYKFDQFQLKSYYEEVMALKISDAETLPSYVCYECATLLHKFHKFKEKCYSGLKALREISWRGPLSYEAVYKFDRAERNLQSSLEIMTVTNRIKSYTLTDHNLTNSVKTEANKQNIEINYIGDNNEDKSSLKNVECGENSHDEISDKNVENITVTTQDNQSIEMTDKAPVTVFIDVKKEGITTEPLKVKQESGTSKEMWSEADVMNYASITPRRTRYLDANYWKKYILSEEEALKEFRARTEDAKYLKAAFKCTDCFKGFSKKEMLNRHIVLRHNESIGSYECRVCKMRFKWASHRRVHARQHYARYRCLRCPFMCPLENTALLHEEYHSGVTRKCIHCNEEFRHASTYYTHVRTAHRAAHACVSCGACYGSRESLRAHAARAHPPDAVESPDDDDPGPTACERCDVTFASARAYEEHLFHSIMHTDGVEDQMKDEFSIPRKVLGKRERAKITKELRRKRNSEEDPKATASETKRKKKVKRKRRKPTTCHQCGLHFPTQQACMRHHVTSHPGTSFHPARHVCEICGASLAPGSVAVHQNMHSRERLHPCGACHKQFHSLVGLKRHSVTHTGEKPFECPECHKRFTQSNSMKLHHRTKHLQQPYPKRNRRKKPTPPEQPEESSSSSSASCLSSPPQQLLETVHDKLYTTL, encoded by the exons ATGTcggatttaaaaatatgtcgAATATGTTTACGTACAGAAGCAAAAGTGTACAAGTTCGATCAATTTCAATTGAAATCCTATTATGAAGAAGTAATGGCattaaaa ATATCTGATGCTGAAACCCTGCCCAGCTACGTCTGCTATGAATGTGCCACATTGCTTCATAAGTTTCACAAGTTCAAGGAGAAATGTTACAGTGGACTGAAGGCTCTGCGGGAGATCTCTTGGAGGGGCCCT TTGAGCTATGAAGCAGTTTACAAATTTGATAGAGCAGAGAGGAACCTACAATCCTCTCTAGAAATAATGACTGTTACCAATAGAATCAAATCATACACCTTAACAGACCACAATTTAACAAACTCTGTAAAAACAGAGGccaacaaacaaaacattgAAATCAACTACATCGGAGACAATAATGAAGATAAGAGTTCACTCAAAAATGTTGAATGTGGAGAAAATAGCCATGATGAGATTTCAGATAAAAATGTTGAAAATATTACAGTCACCACACAAGACAATCAAAGTATAGAAATGACTGATAAAGCACCAGTAACAGTATTCATAGACGTAAAGAAAGAAGGTATAACCACAGAACCCCTGAAAGTTAAACAAGAAAGTGGGACAAGCAAAGAAATGTGGTCAGAGGCAGATGTGATGAATTATGCTTCGATCACACCGAGAAGAACCAGATATTTGGATGCAAACTATTGGAAGAAATACATCTTGTCCGAGGAAGAAGCCTTGAAAGAGTTTCGAGCTAGAACTGAGGATGCAAAGTATTTGAAAGCTGCGTTTAAATGTACTGATTGCTTTAAAGGGTTTTCAAAGAAAGAAATGTTGAATAGACATATTGTTTTGCGGCATAATGAG TCCATAGGCTCGTACGAGTGTCGCGTGTGCAAGATGAGGTTCAAGTGGGCGAGCCACCGGCGCGTGCACGCGAGGCAGCACTACGCGCGCTACCGCTGCCTGCGCTGCCCGTTCATGTGTCCGCTCGA GAACACAGCCTTACTGCACGAGGAATACCATAGCGGGGTCACCAGGAAGTGCATCCACTGTAATGAGGAATTCAG ACACGCGTCGACGTACTACACGCACGTGCGCACGGCGCACCGCGCGGCGCACGCGTGCGTGTCGTGCGGCGCGTGCTACGGCAGCCGCGAGTCGCTGCGGGCGCACGCGGCGCGCGCACACCCGCCCGACGCCGTC GAGAGTCCAGACGACGACGACCCCGGCCCCACTGCCTGCGAGCGCTGTGATGTCACATTCGCCTCGGCCAGGGCGTACGAGGAACATCTGTTCCATTCTATCATGCATACTGACGGTGTTGA GGACCAAATGAAAGATGAGTTCTCAATACCGAGAAAGGTGCTCGGAAAACGGGAAAGGGCTAAG aTAACCAAAGAGCTACGCCGAAAACG CAATTCTGAAGAGGATCCGAAGGCTACAGCTTCAGAAACTAAACGAAAGAAAAAGGTGAAACGGAAGAGAAGGAAACCCACAACATGTCACCAG TGCGGGCTCCACTTCCCGACGCAACAAGCGTGCATGCGGCACCACGTGACGTCACATCCGGGCACGTCGTTCCACCCGGCAAGGCACGTGTGTGAAATATGCGGGGCGTCGCTAGCG CCGGGCAGCGTGGCGGTACATCAGAACATGCACTCGCGCGAGCGGCTCCACCCGTGCGGCGCGTGCCACAAGCAGTTCCACTCGCTGGTGGGGCTGAAGAGACACTCCGTG ACGCACACGGGTGAGAAGCCGTTCGAGTGCCCGGAGTGCCACAAGCGGTTCACCCAGAGCAACAGCATGAAGCTGCATCATCGGACTAAACACCTCCAACAACCTTACCCGAAGCG CAACCGTCGCAAGAAGCCTACGCCTCCTGAACAACCGGAGgagtcgtcatcatcatcatcagcatcatgCCTCTCTTCACCGCCGCAGCAGCTGTTGGAGACGGTCCACGACAAGCTTTATACCACCCTGTAG